A segment of the Arthrobacter sp. U41 genome:
GCATCGGACCAAGATCGGTCACTCGTTCCCCGGTCAGGCGCCGGAGCCGCCAGGCCAGGACAATGTTGGCGATCCGGGCATGCAACGGCCAGGAGCCGCGTTGCGGCTGACGACTTCCCAGCACCAGATCCGCTGTGCCGCTGACGACAGGGGAGACCAGCCCCGGCAGCTGCGCCGGGTCGAGTGAGCCGTCGCAATCGCAGAACGCGACGAGTTCAGCAGTCGCTGCCAGCAGGCCCGCATGGGCGGCTGCTCCAAACCCCCGCCGGCCCTCATAAATCACGAGCGCGCCCAGACTCGCCGCGAGCTCGGCGGAACCGTCCGTGGAACCGTTATCGACAACGATGGCCCGGTACCCTTCCGGCAGACGGGACAGCACCCACGGCAAGGCGCCGCGCTCGTTCAAACACGGCAGAACGACATCAACCATGGCTCCAGTCATGTAAAACGCCTCTCAAAGCTATGGTTCCGCAGCGGCGCTTCGCCCGGGATTTCCAACGGTACGCGAACAGAAAAGTGCCACGGACCCCAAGGAAAGGAAGGGGCCGTGGCACTTCCCGCCGGTGCAGACCATGCATCCGGCAGGTATTCCTGGTGGGTGTTACTTGGTGTTGACGGTGATCTTGGCGATGCCGACGAGCATGTCGGCTTTCACGGCGTCGGTGTTGAAAGTCTTGTTCAGCAGGCCGGCGGCGGTGTCGGAGATCAGCACGCGGGTGCCTTCCAGGACCGCGGTGTCACCGGCGGCCTGCAGGGGCTTCAGGGTGGAGCCGTCGAGGTTGAAGATGTAGGCCTGCTTCACGGCGGTCTTGCCGTTGACCGCGACATCACCGTAGAGCTTGGAAGTGCCCGGGTCGATGGTGAAGTTGGTCAGGTCGACCTTCGTGTCCCCGGCGGTGAGGGAGAACCCGGAATCGGCGTGGCTGATCAGGCCCTGAACGAACGGGCGGTAGTCCTTGGCCGGGTCGTAGTAATCGACCTTGCCGCCGGTGATCGGGAAGATCAGCGAACCGTCGGTCAGTGCGGCGGTGCCGACCGTGCCCGGAGTCAGCTTCAGCGTCTCCAGTGCCTTCGCGAAGGACGCATCAAGCTTCACCGCGGTCGACACACCGGTCAGCGCCGGGATCGAAGCCAGCGGTTTGGGCTTTTCAGCCGCAGCCGAGGTGGACGCCGAGGCCGAAGTGGCCGGGGCGGAGGATGCGGTGTTCGCCGGGCTGCAGGCTGCCAGGGAGAACATGAGCGAACCGGCAGCGGCAACGCCGAGGAAAGTCTTGAGAGATGTACGCATGGCAGTACTCCTTGA
Coding sequences within it:
- a CDS encoding glycosyltransferase family 2 protein translates to MVDVVLPCLNERGALPWVLSRLPEGYRAIVVDNGSTDGSAELAASLGALVIYEGRRGFGAAAHAGLLAATAELVAFCDCDGSLDPAQLPGLVSPVVSGTADLVLGSRQPQRGSWPLHARIANIVLAWRLRRLTGERVTDLGPMRAARRVELLSLGLDDRRSGYPLEMFLKASLRQWRIVELPVPYAPRTGKSKVTGTVRGTVTAVRDMSAQLKAAAAAASSGPVRNTPGSE